Sequence from the Corallococcus sp. EGB genome:
GCGCGAGGTAGAAGTTGTACTGCACGCGCACGCCCAGGCTCACCGAGTCGCTGAGGAAGAAGTCCACGCCCGCGTTGGGCCCGATGCCCACGAAGTTGCTGATGCTGTCCTTGAAGACGATGAGGTAGCTCACGTCCGTCCCGATGTACGGGCGGATGGTCTCCTCCAGCAGCAGGTAGCGGATGCCCAGCGACGGCGCCAGCCCCACCACGCGCTTCTCGGGCGCGGCGTAGGTGTCCTTCGGGAACATCACCTTCGACAGCGAGACGACCTCGAAGCCGTTCTCGATGTAGAGGCTGCCCTCCAGGCCGACGAACGGCGTGCCCGCGAGTCCCGCGGTGCTCTTGAAGTCCATGTAGCCCAGCGAGAGGCCCAGACTCCGGTTGGAGAACTGCGCGTGAGCAGGAGCCGCGCCCAGCAGGGCAGCGAGCAAGCCGAAAGCACAAAGGTAGGTACGCATGGCGGCGCACTCTACAGCCGCCCTAACCCATGGAAAACAGCGCTGATTCAGCGGAAGGCCGCCGTTGCCTCTCGGGGTGGCGCTCTCCTACACTCGGTCGGCCATGCGTCTTCGCCGCCTCGTCCTCACGCTGACCGCCGCCGCCTCCCTCACCACCACTGCCTGTCTCAGCACGCCGCCGCCACACGAGCGGGCGCTCATCAACAACGAGCTGTGCGCACAGGAGATGGCCAACGGGGACCTGCAGAAGGCGGAGACCTACTGCAACCTGGGCCTGGAGTTCTCCCCCCAGTACGCGGACCTGTGGGCCAACAAGGGCCTCATCGCCATGTACTCGGGCAACAAGGGCAAGGCGAAGGAGTTCTTCATCAAGGCCCTGCGCTTCAACCAGGAGCACCTGCAGGCCTACCAGAACCTGGGCATCCTCTATCTGGAGGAAGGCGCCTACGGAAAGGCCCACGACAACTTCAAGCGCGCCCTGCAGGTGAACCCGGACAACCTGGAGTCGCGCTACAACCTGGGCCTCACCTTCATGAAGATGGGCAAGAAGAAGGAGGCCACGAAGGAGTTCAACACGCTGCTCGCGGTCAACCCCAACGTGGCCAACGCCCACCACAACCTCGGCATCATGGCCTACGAGGACAAGGACCTGGAGGGCGCCTACGAGCACATCTCCCAGGCCGCCCAGCTCACGCCGGACGCCGCGGAGGTGTGGCACGACCTGGGCACCGTGCTGATGGATCAGAGCCGCTTCGCGGAGGCGCGCGAGGCCTTTGGCAACTGCGCCCGCCTGGATGAGAAGAACGCCAGCTGCCTCAACAACCTGGCCGTCGCCCAGCGCAAGGTGGCCCTCACCGACTCCGCCCTCAAGGAGCTCAAGGACACCCAGACGGCGGAGAACAGCGCCCCCGCCATGTACCTGCTCGCGCGCCAGTACCGGGAGAAGGGCCTGCTCACGGAGGAGGAGAACGCCTACCGCAAGTGCGTGAAGCTGGACGCCAAGTTCGCGCCCTGCCACTTCGGCCTCTTCCAGATCTTCTCCGCGGCCCAGAAGAAGTCCCACGCGGAGACGGCCTGCAAGAACTTCATGAAGTTTGGAACCTCCGAGGAATTCCCCACCGAGTACACGACGTGTGAGAGATTCCTGGCCAACGACTCGTTCTAGCCGTCCCTTCGGGTAGCGACACACGCGATGAGCGTCCGTCTGACCGTCACGCAGCGCAGCGAGGCCGGAGGCGCCTCGGGCAAAGAGGTCGTCCTCGACGACTCCGTCATCACCCTGGGGCGGGACAAGACCTGCCAGGTGGTGCTCCCGCAGCAGGCGGTGTCGCGCAACCACGCGCGCATCAGCCAGGAGGGCACCCTCTACTTCCTGGAAGACCTGGGCAGCGCCTACGGCACGAAGATCAACGGCAAGACGCTCCCCAAGGGAGAGAAGGAACTGCTGCGCAACGGCGACATCATCGCCATCGCGCAGTACGACGTCCGCTTCGACAAGGTCGTGGAGATTGCCCCGGACGTCAGCGACAAGACGTCCTTCCTCGCGCGCGGCATCTTGAAGGACGCGATGCGCGGCCTCGCC
This genomic interval carries:
- a CDS encoding OmpW family outer membrane protein gives rise to the protein MRTYLCAFGLLAALLGAAPAHAQFSNRSLGLSLGYMDFKSTAGLAGTPFVGLEGSLYIENGFEVVSLSKVMFPKDTYAAPEKRVVGLAPSLGIRYLLLEETIRPYIGTDVSYLIVFKDSISNFVGIGPNAGVDFFLSDSVSLGVRVQYNFYLALNEDTQKSLTGSLGLATYF
- a CDS encoding lipopolysaccharide assembly protein LapB, whose amino-acid sequence is MRLRRLVLTLTAAASLTTTACLSTPPPHERALINNELCAQEMANGDLQKAETYCNLGLEFSPQYADLWANKGLIAMYSGNKGKAKEFFIKALRFNQEHLQAYQNLGILYLEEGAYGKAHDNFKRALQVNPDNLESRYNLGLTFMKMGKKKEATKEFNTLLAVNPNVANAHHNLGIMAYEDKDLEGAYEHISQAAQLTPDAAEVWHDLGTVLMDQSRFAEAREAFGNCARLDEKNASCLNNLAVAQRKVALTDSALKELKDTQTAENSAPAMYLLARQYREKGLLTEEENAYRKCVKLDAKFAPCHFGLFQIFSAAQKKSHAETACKNFMKFGTSEEFPTEYTTCERFLANDSF